Proteins found in one Penaeus vannamei isolate JL-2024 chromosome 29, ASM4276789v1, whole genome shotgun sequence genomic segment:
- the LOC113805033 gene encoding putative uncharacterized protein DDB_G0271982, producing MCSKAPPSSIRLGFALSLILASLHASAGAPSPLLQDRRRTLSEDYRAISPRVGPPSERSQDDAAKKENIIFEKNIFCLSNTKDLDGRRNQEVTNEGGDLTLEEMREILCKERELLRQKRSRQRRHRHSRGHSHRRGRHSRERRGGRHRSREKKGGRSGEKKGGRSREKKGGKKGKEKRGKGSSKEGRHSKERRGRRGRDSSSEEWLGWTPAWWPRGTTPETAAPSATPTTTPTTRLTTRTTTPLTITTKNTPIVTTTTSPPSTTTIFSPPPTSRTTPTATTITTMPATVTTRTTTTPATTTTTATPSPTTTATTFAFTFPDGRPLTLEPDAETIIPLL from the exons ATGTGCAGCAAAGCTCCGCCAAGCAGTATCCGACTGGGTTTCGCCCTGTCCCTGATTCTGGCCAGCCTCCACGCCAGCGCAGgggccccttcgcccctcctgcAGGATCGCCGAAGGACGCTCTCCGAGGACTACCGTGCGATCAGCCCTCGAGTAGGTCCTCCAAGCGAGCGAAGTCAAGACGATgcagcaaaaaaggaaaacattatcttcgagaaaaatattttttgccTTTCCAACACGAAAGATTTAGATGGAAGAAGAAACCAAGAGGTTACCAACGAAGGCGGCGATTTGACCcttgaggaaatgagagagatatTATGCAAAGAACGGGAGCTGCTGAGACAG AAGAGGTCCCGCCAAAGACGCCATCGCCACAGCAGAGGGCATAGTCACAGACGAGGCCGacacagcagagagagaagaggggggagacatagaagcagagagaagaaaggagggaggagcggagagaaaaaaggagggagaagcagagagaaaaagggtggaaagaagggaaaagagaaaagaggaaaagggagtagcAAAGAAGGGAGGCAcagcaaggagaggagagggagacgagggagagactCGAGTAGTGAAGAGTGGCTCGGCTGGACCCCCGCCTGGTGGCCGCGGGGGACGACGCCCGAGACAGCAGCGCCCTCTGCCACGCCCACCACCACGCCCACGACCCGACTTACAACCCGGACAACCACGCCTTTGACTATAACCACAAAAAACACACCTATCGTTACTACCACAACAAGTCCGCCCTCAACTACAACCATTTTTTCTCCACCTCCAACAAGCAGAACCACACCTACAgctacaaccataacaacaatgcCAGCAACTGTAACCACAAGAACCACAACTACACctgcaactacaactacaacagccACGCCTTCgcccacaaccacagccacaacctttGCATTCACGTTTCCCGACGGGCGGCCACTGACCCTCGAGCCTGACGCTGAGACCATCATCCCCCTTCTGTAG